In Paludibaculum fermentans, the genomic stretch CACGGCCGCGCGCACATCCTCGCCCATCAGCGCCAACTGTTCCCGCAACTCCAATCGGGGCTGCAGATCCCTAACGGCGCCCTGCCGCGCCTCGACATCGGACTTGCGAGCTCCGCGCAATAGCCATTGCGCCAGCGTCTCCTCCCCGCCCCGGGTACGCGCCGTGCAAAGCAATTCAAACAGCGAACCCCGTCCGAAGAGATCCAGCGAAGCCGCGTAGGGATGATCCGCCGGTTCGAACTCCGCGCCACTTACCCCTCGGCCCGGCCACGAGCCATCCAGGCGCGCCAGCCCGTCCTGATAGAGCTTCATTGCCCGCTGCGCCACCCTCTGGGCTCGCAAGGCCGCGTCGTGCCGGATCATTAGCACCACGAACACAACAATCGGCAACGGCAGCCACCAGGGCGAAGCTCCGCGATGCACAAACACCAGCCAAAAGAGGAAGACACCCGCCAAAGCAACGGCCAACCGGGCATTCCCGATCCCGCTCGCCAGTGCCGAATGACGTTGCGCTGCCGCCTGGTATTCGTCCAGCCGGCGTTGATATTCAGACAGTGGAGTCACGCTTGCTTCATTGTAGGCAATGCGGCCTTCTCCCCCAGGCCCATTGCAATTTCGTTGACAATTCGTTTACCTATCCGTAAAGTAATTCAAAGTCGTTGTGGGACTTGTACTCACTCCGCGCTGAGTCGCTAAAAGGCGAGATCCCTCTATGCCGAGGCGTGCGTCACGTCGCACGGGAAGTCCACTTGCATAGGGGTCACAATGCGCCTGCGCTCGCTTCTTCTGCCTCTCTTCACAACTTGCCTGTTCGCTGCCGATACGGCCGCACCGCTGCCGGAAGTTGCACAACTCCTCGTCGACATCATCCGCGTCGACACCAGCAATCCGCCGGGCAATGAGGACAAGCTGGCGCAACTCCTGGCCGCGAAGTTCAAGCCCTACGGCTTTGAGATCGACATCATCCCCACCCCTCAACCCGGCAAGAGCCACTTCATCGCGAGACTCCGAGGCAATGGCAGCCGCAAGCCGGTCCTCCTCGCTGCTCATGCCGACGTCGTAGGTGTAGAGCGCGAAAAATGGACCGTTGACCCCTTTGAAGGCGTAGTGAAAGACGGAGCCGTCTGGGGCCGTGGCGCCATCGACTTCAAAGGCGGCCTGGCCGTCTTTGCGCAGGCAGCCATCGACATCGCCCGCCGCAAGATCCCCCTCGACCGCGACATCATCTTCCTCTCCGAAGCCGACGAGGAAGGTGGCCAGTACAACACCCGCTACCTCTCCACGAAGGCCTGGGACAAGATCGACTGCGAATTCGCCCTGAACGAAGGCGGCTGGATCATCAAGGACGACAAGGGCAAAGTCCTCTATGTCAGCATCTCCACCGCCGACAAATCCGGCGTCAGCCTGAAGCTCACCGCGCGCGGCACCTCCACCCATTCCTCCATGCCGCGGCCCGACAACGCCATCTACACCCTCGCCCGCGCCTTGGCCAAAGTCTCTGAGTACGACACGAAACCCAAACTCACCAGTTCCACCCGCGAGTTCTTCATGGCCCTCTCCCAGGTCAGCGCGGAGCCGATGAAATCGCACTTCCGCAATCTCTCCGAAGGCAAGGACCCTCAGCTCGTCGCCGCCGCCGACAAGGCCATCAGCGAGAACACCCTCCTGCACGCCATCATGCGCGACACCATTGCGCCCGTCCTCATGAACGCCGGCTTCCGCGGCAACGTCATTCCAGGCTCGGCCGAAGTCACGCTCAACTTCCGCACCATCCCCGGCACCTCCAACCAGGAACTCATCGATGAGATGACCAGGGTGATCAACGACCCCCGAGTCGAAATCACCGTCGCCCAACCCGGCATCGGCCGCACTCCGCTTACGCCCGAGCAGTTGAAGGACTACGAGCGGCTCCGCAACATGCCCGAGTCTTCGAAGGAGACCGACCTCTATCGCGCGCTCGTCGCCAGTTCAAAAAAGACCTACCCCGGAGCCGTCGTCACGCCCTACCTCTTCCAGGCCGGCACCGATGCCTTCGCCTGGCGCTCGCGCAATATTCCCGTGTACGGCATCTACCCTTACCCCATCGATGCCGCCGACCTCAGCCGTATGCACGGCAACGATGAACGTGTGCCCATCTCCTCGCTGCAGACGGGCGTTGCTTTGATCACCGACACCTTGCTGGATGTCGCCGCCGCCAAAAAGTAGTCGCTCTGGATAGTCGAGACAGAGGGGAGTACAAGCATGAAGTGTGTCTGGACACTCGTAGTGTCTCTATTCATACTGCCGGCACTGTGGGCACAGCAAACCGGCATTCAGGGGGCCGTCACGGATTCGACAGGAGCCGTGGTCCCAAACGCAATCGTCCGCTTGCTTCCGGCCGGAGGCGGAGCAGCCTCCACTACACTGACGGGGAACGAAGGACAATTCATCTTTCCCGCCCTGCAGGCCGCCGAGTACAAGGTGCGCGTCGAAGCAGCCGGATTCACGCCGGCCGAACGCACCATCAATCTGCTCGTTGGCCAAAGCCTGGTCGCCGAGTTCCAGCTCAAACCCGCGGCCCAGGCCAGCACAGTCGACGTGCTGGCTGACGCTGTCACCATCGACGTCTCTTCCTCGCAGGTCGGCGGCAACGTGGACACCAGCCGCATGAAGGACACTCCTTTGAATGGCCGCAACTGGATGGAGCTCTCGCTGCTCGTCCCGGGCGTCACCGTCAACGCAGTCTCCAATACGCCTCTTGGCACGGTCAGCGGCGGACGCTTCCAGATCAATGTCGACGGCCAGCAGGTGACTCAGAATGCGGCGGGCGCCGGCTTCGGCCAGCCCCAGTTCAGCCGCGAAACCATGTCCCAGTTCCAGGTCATCACCAACCGCTTCGACGCCACAATGGGCCGCTCCGCCCAGATCCAGGTGAACGCTCAGACGAAGTCCGGCAGCAACGAGTTCCATGGCTCCGCCTATGGCTACTTCCGAAGCGACAAATTCAACGCCGCCGATCCCATCGGCCAGCGCGTTCTCCCTTTCTCCAACAAGCAGTTCGGCGTCACCGGCGGCGGCCGCATCCTCCGCGACAAACTCTTCTTCTTCGGAGCTTATGAGGGCGAATCCCAGCCCTCCACGGTGCTCGTCACCCCCCAGGGCTTCGGCGGGCAGAGCTTCAGCTTCGCCAACGACTTCCAGACCAAAACCTGGATCGGCCGCGTCGATTGGGTAGTCAATGAGAAACATCGCCTCAGCGGCCGCTACAACGGCTCCCAGTGGCGCAATCCCTTCGGCAACGTATCCGGCACCAGCCATCCTTCCCAGGCGGCACAACAGACCCGCGATGGCGAAACGACGATGCTCGATTGGACGTGGGTCATCAGCCCCACCACCACCAACGACGTCCGCTATGGCTTCAACTACTTCCAGTGGAAGAACAACCCTTACGTGCTCAGCCAGGAGTACCGCCTGCCCGGCGGCATCACCGTCGGCGGCCCGTACAACTACCCCCAGGAGTTCAACCAGTTCACCAACCAGGTGCGCGATGATCTCTACTTGCTGAAGGGCGCCCACAGCATCAAGCTTGGCGGCGAGTACCTCTCCAACAACCACACCGGGTTGTTCCCGCAGAACTCACGCGGCACCGTCAATCCGTTCACCGCCGCCCCCGCCAACCTGCCGTCGATCTTCCCTGTCTGGAACGACCCCACCTCGTGGAACATCGACGCCCTCTCACCCCTGGCCTCCACCTATACGCAGGGCTTCGGCAACTTCAACATCGACATCCCCCGCAACGTCATCGCTGGCTGGGTCCAGGACGATTGGAAGATCAACAAACGCCTCACCGTGAATCTGGGCCTGCGCTACGACAACGACATCGGCATCTGGAGCACCCCCACCCTCAAGAGCAATGTCGTGCCTCCTCGCGGCGGTCAGAACCTGAACTTCTCGCCCCGCGTCGGCTTCGCCTACGACCTGCTGGGTGACCGCAAGACCGTCATCCGCGGTGGCGGCGGCCTCTACTTCGCCGACATCCAGGCCAATCAGGTCATCAACCAGTCCATCTTCAACGGCGAATCGTCGCTCCAGGTCGGCGCCAGCCGCACCTCCACTACATCCATCAATCTCCGCGATCCCTTCAACGGCGTCACTGGAGCCGACTTCCTCTCCGGCAAGGTCCCCGTACCCGCCCAGAATGTCCAGCTGTTGAATACCAATGCCGTCACACCCTACTCCGCGCAAGCCTCCATCGGCGCTGAACGGCAACTCGGCCAGTCCTGGACCGTCTCCGGCGACTTCGTCTACTGGCGCGTCTACCACGAGTGGATCCGCCAGGATCGCAACATCGGCTTCAACCCCGTCACCGGCTTCGGCACCAACCCCTCCGTCAGCGGCCGCCCCGACACCCGCTTCGGCCAGATCCTCGAATTCACGACGCCCAATGCCTCCGGAGCCATCTACTACGGCGGCCAGTTCCAGGTCACCCGGCGCTTCGCCAAACGCTTCTCCGCTGGAGC encodes the following:
- a CDS encoding M20/M25/M40 family metallo-hydrolase, which gives rise to MRLRSLLLPLFTTCLFAADTAAPLPEVAQLLVDIIRVDTSNPPGNEDKLAQLLAAKFKPYGFEIDIIPTPQPGKSHFIARLRGNGSRKPVLLAAHADVVGVEREKWTVDPFEGVVKDGAVWGRGAIDFKGGLAVFAQAAIDIARRKIPLDRDIIFLSEADEEGGQYNTRYLSTKAWDKIDCEFALNEGGWIIKDDKGKVLYVSISTADKSGVSLKLTARGTSTHSSMPRPDNAIYTLARALAKVSEYDTKPKLTSSTREFFMALSQVSAEPMKSHFRNLSEGKDPQLVAAADKAISENTLLHAIMRDTIAPVLMNAGFRGNVIPGSAEVTLNFRTIPGTSNQELIDEMTRVINDPRVEITVAQPGIGRTPLTPEQLKDYERLRNMPESSKETDLYRALVASSKKTYPGAVVTPYLFQAGTDAFAWRSRNIPVYGIYPYPIDAADLSRMHGNDERVPISSLQTGVALITDTLLDVAAAKK
- a CDS encoding TonB-dependent receptor, which produces MKCVWTLVVSLFILPALWAQQTGIQGAVTDSTGAVVPNAIVRLLPAGGGAASTTLTGNEGQFIFPALQAAEYKVRVEAAGFTPAERTINLLVGQSLVAEFQLKPAAQASTVDVLADAVTIDVSSSQVGGNVDTSRMKDTPLNGRNWMELSLLVPGVTVNAVSNTPLGTVSGGRFQINVDGQQVTQNAAGAGFGQPQFSRETMSQFQVITNRFDATMGRSAQIQVNAQTKSGSNEFHGSAYGYFRSDKFNAADPIGQRVLPFSNKQFGVTGGGRILRDKLFFFGAYEGESQPSTVLVTPQGFGGQSFSFANDFQTKTWIGRVDWVVNEKHRLSGRYNGSQWRNPFGNVSGTSHPSQAAQQTRDGETTMLDWTWVISPTTTNDVRYGFNYFQWKNNPYVLSQEYRLPGGITVGGPYNYPQEFNQFTNQVRDDLYLLKGAHSIKLGGEYLSNNHTGLFPQNSRGTVNPFTAAPANLPSIFPVWNDPTSWNIDALSPLASTYTQGFGNFNIDIPRNVIAGWVQDDWKINKRLTVNLGLRYDNDIGIWSTPTLKSNVVPPRGGQNLNFSPRVGFAYDLLGDRKTVIRGGGGLYFADIQANQVINQSIFNGESSLQVGASRTSTTSINLRDPFNGVTGADFLSGKVPVPAQNVQLLNTNAVTPYSAQASIGAERQLGQSWTVSGDFVYWRVYHEWIRQDRNIGFNPVTGFGTNPSVSGRPDTRFGQILEFTTPNASGAIYYGGQFQVTRRFAKRFSAGAAYTVSKLKDSSSGPFGYPNNQFDLADEWGPSVDDQRHTLNFDGSIQLPWGFQSSMFYHYGSGAAFASIGPGNPFNYAGTSNRTFLTGTATFIDPSYLYPSLAPGYTNVKRNSLRGQPINRIDWRLTKTVAIKDRWRATGIFEVFNVINAQNYGTYQSNIGLATFGRPAYNSNLAYAARMLQFAVRFDY